In one window of Notolabrus celidotus isolate fNotCel1 chromosome 17, fNotCel1.pri, whole genome shotgun sequence DNA:
- the cbln2b gene encoding cerebellin-2b → MVPARCPGPCAMLALTLLMGCGVVFSAGQNDTEPIVLEGKCLVVCDSNPSSDGGVTSSLGISVRSAGAKVAFSAVRGTNHEPSEMSNTSMTIYFDQVLVNIGNHFDLKASVFQAPRRGIYSFSFHVVKVYNRQTIQVNLMQNDYPVISAFAGDQDVTREAASNGVLLMVEREDRVYLKLERGTLMGGWKYSTFSGFLVFPL, encoded by the exons ATGGTGCCCGCGCGCTGCCCGGGACCCTGCGCCATGCTGGCGCTTACCCTCCTCATGGGATGCGGCGTGGTGTTTAGCGCCGGCCAGAATGACACGGAGCCCATCGTCCTGGAGGGGAAGTGTCTTGTGGTGTGCGACTCGAACCCTTCCTCGGACGGAGGCGTCACGTCCTCGCTTGGCATATCGGTGCGCTCCGCTGGGGCAAAGGTGGCTTTCTCCGCCGTGCGTGGAACCAACCACGAGCCGTCAGAGATGAGCAACACGTCCATGACCATCTACTTTGACCAG GTTTTAGTGAACATCGGCAACCATTTCGATCTCAAAGCGAGTGTTTTCCAGGCTCCAAGGAGGGGGATTTATAGTTTCAGCTTTCACGTTGTGAAGGTCTACAACAGACAAACTATACAG GTGAACCTGATGCAGAACGATTATCCGGTTATATCAGCCTTCGCCGGGGACCAGGACGTAACGAGAGAGGCGGCCAGTAACGGAGTACTGCTGATGGTGGAAAGGGAGGACCGCGTTTATCTGAAGCTGGAACGGGGCACCCTTATGGGCGGATGGAAATACTCCACCTTCTCAGGCTTTCTAGTCTTTCCTCTATAA